The Sphingobacterium bambusae genome includes a window with the following:
- a CDS encoding DUF423 domain-containing protein, translated as MQTIVLTTAAIFGTLAIILGAFGAHLFKKILTEDKLQSFEVGVRYQMYAALALLIVGYNNDFSQTAQQWAFYGIAFGSLLFSVSIYGLSFATYWKVNLRFLGPVTPLGGLLMIIGWIALLVSFY; from the coding sequence ATGCAAACTATAGTTTTAACGACAGCAGCTATCTTTGGTACCTTGGCTATTATCTTAGGTGCTTTTGGTGCGCATCTTTTCAAAAAAATACTTACCGAAGACAAGCTACAATCTTTTGAAGTTGGTGTTCGCTATCAGATGTATGCCGCATTGGCGCTGCTCATCGTTGGCTACAACAACGATTTCTCACAAACAGCGCAGCAATGGGCATTCTATGGTATAGCGTTTGGCAGCCTGCTCTTTTCGGTGAGTATCTACGGACTTTCCTTTGCCACTTATTGGAAGGTCAACCTTCGTTTTCTTGGCCCCGTCACCCCACTCGGTGGCTTACTCATGATCATCGGCTGGATCGCGCTACTTGTAAGCTTTTATTAA
- a CDS encoding RNA polymerase sigma factor — MKKLKAGDYLAFKAVYDSYAQPLLSFIYKIIKDIDLAEDILQLTFVKIWKNHQSIDIDKSFDAYIFQIASHSSIDALRHIAQDERKKEKLREQGEELALSVEEAFLLKEQNLLIENVLAQLPAQRREIFRLCKLEGYSYQEAADALGISPSTISNQLVSALKTLRQLLKEHGDKPLLIIYLSTHYIFY, encoded by the coding sequence TTGAAAAAACTAAAAGCAGGCGACTATCTTGCTTTTAAAGCCGTCTACGACAGTTATGCCCAGCCTTTGCTAAGCTTCATCTACAAAATCATAAAAGACATTGACCTTGCTGAAGATATTTTACAGCTAACCTTTGTTAAAATCTGGAAAAATCACCAATCCATTGATATAGACAAGTCTTTCGACGCCTACATCTTCCAAATTGCCTCACACAGCAGCATAGATGCGCTACGGCATATCGCACAAGATGAAAGAAAAAAGGAAAAACTACGGGAACAAGGTGAAGAGTTAGCGCTTTCCGTAGAAGAAGCATTCCTACTAAAAGAACAAAACCTACTTATCGAAAACGTATTGGCACAATTGCCCGCACAAAGGCGAGAAATTTTCCGTCTCTGTAAATTGGAAGGCTACAGCTACCAAGAAGCAGCAGATGCCCTAGGTATATCTCCTTCGACGATCAGCAACCAATTGGTATCCGCTTTAAAAACTTTACGGCAATTATTGAAAGAACACGGCGACAAACCATTACTAATCATCTACTTATCAACACACTACATTTTTTACTAA
- a CDS encoding chloride channel protein yields the protein MANHSLPDVKNIGKWILAISMIALLVGSTSAFFLYTLQKVTSFREAHLWILLFLPLAGVAIVYWYQRYGDAAKQGNNLLLKSYYDPQVDIPWKMAPMILLSTLGTHLFGGSAGREGTAIQYGGTIASLFRRWFSWSKQETRILILCGMAAGFASLFGTPWAGTVFAIEVVRVGKIRWRAMLPVLITAFLANEVCGLYGNLHTHYTPIQSIPNFSFALSGYLLLAGIAFGLAARLFIFTAEGFSVLFQKISYPLLRPFIGGLLVLLIVFCLHSSKHIGLGIPTILASFETALPPTDFLLKILLTAITLSAGFKGGEVTPLFFIGATLGNALALLLPLPLALLAATGFVAVFAGCTKTPIACSIMAIELFGWHAALIFIAVCTISFLISGKQGIYSMQKSRKSNRLFRKIFRS from the coding sequence ATGGCAAACCACTCTCTTCCTGACGTTAAAAATATAGGCAAATGGATATTAGCTATTTCCATGATAGCCCTTTTAGTTGGCAGTACCTCTGCATTCTTTTTGTATACCTTGCAAAAAGTCACCTCCTTTCGTGAAGCACATTTATGGATCCTACTTTTCCTGCCCTTGGCTGGTGTGGCTATTGTTTATTGGTACCAGCGATATGGTGACGCGGCGAAACAGGGCAATAATCTCTTATTGAAATCTTACTATGATCCACAGGTAGATATTCCTTGGAAAATGGCGCCTATGATTTTATTGAGCACGTTAGGCACGCACCTGTTTGGAGGATCAGCCGGACGCGAGGGCACAGCGATACAATACGGTGGCACCATCGCCAGCCTGTTCCGCCGTTGGTTCAGCTGGTCAAAGCAAGAAACAAGGATTTTGATATTATGCGGTATGGCGGCAGGATTCGCATCTCTATTTGGCACACCTTGGGCAGGAACCGTCTTTGCCATAGAAGTCGTGCGTGTGGGAAAAATCCGATGGAGAGCTATGCTCCCCGTATTAATTACGGCATTCCTTGCAAACGAAGTTTGCGGACTTTATGGCAATCTGCACACGCATTATACCCCCATCCAATCGATACCCAACTTTTCATTTGCGCTTTCGGGCTACCTACTACTGGCCGGCATCGCCTTTGGCCTAGCAGCAAGACTATTTATTTTTACGGCAGAGGGTTTTAGCGTCCTATTCCAAAAGATTTCCTATCCGCTGTTACGCCCCTTTATCGGCGGGTTGCTAGTGCTTTTGATCGTATTTTGTCTACACAGCAGTAAGCACATTGGTCTCGGCATCCCGACCATCCTCGCCTCTTTTGAAACGGCACTTCCTCCTACCGACTTCCTCCTAAAAATATTATTGACGGCCATCACGCTCAGCGCTGGCTTTAAAGGAGGCGAAGTTACACCTCTATTCTTTATCGGTGCCACGCTAGGCAATGCGCTCGCGCTGCTTCTGCCCTTGCCCTTGGCCTTGCTCGCCGCTACTGGATTTGTAGCTGTCTTTGCTGGTTGTACAAAAACACCTATTGCTTGTAGTATCATGGCCATCGAGCTTTTTGGCTGGCATGCTGCATTAATCTTTATTGCCGTATGCACAATCAGCTTCCTAATTTCCGGAAAGCAAGGCATATATAGCATGCAAAAGTCGAGAAAGTCCAATAGACTATTCCGAAAAATCTTTCGTAGTTAG
- a CDS encoding FecR family protein, with protein MPLLPEFEDRLQRFLNNQLDKEEFDSFFQELSEVDDNDLSAYLTEWGLKEEFSLAKSAETQVLWDAKLAKLWNGLPHSAETTEASTTIPRIRSKTWLALSGIAAGLLCVLAVSFYLWKGQSQEEQRTASTTYPSENISQITLPSGEVISIQDSISGSLYKNDELEIVRIDNGELQFVYKNHDLATLNNQFNSIHTSKGGFTKFQLEDGTKVHLNSESTLRFPLTFAKNKREVFLDGEGYFEVVKNKEAPFLVHTAKQDIEVLGTTFNVKSYADEIQETTTLVEGLVKVTGVDQPLADKVILHPDQQATIQDKNIRVQLVSPEEYTGWVSKRFIFSGTPLEVVLRDIERWYDIKFAYEGKLPAIRIEGNLSKDVALDKLLKVLSINTTYNFSMKGRRVYMEK; from the coding sequence ATGCCCTTATTACCCGAATTTGAAGACCGACTTCAACGTTTTCTCAACAACCAACTCGACAAAGAGGAATTCGACAGCTTTTTTCAAGAGCTATCGGAGGTAGATGATAATGATTTGTCCGCTTATTTAACAGAATGGGGATTAAAGGAAGAGTTCAGCTTAGCCAAATCAGCGGAAACCCAAGTGCTGTGGGATGCCAAACTCGCTAAGTTATGGAATGGCCTACCTCATTCTGCAGAGACCACTGAAGCCAGCACCACAATCCCACGAATCCGCTCGAAAACATGGCTTGCGCTATCCGGTATTGCGGCAGGCCTGCTATGTGTCCTTGCTGTCTCGTTCTACCTTTGGAAAGGGCAATCTCAAGAGGAACAACGAACTGCATCTACAACGTACCCCTCCGAGAACATATCCCAAATTACCCTACCTTCGGGCGAGGTGATCAGTATTCAAGACAGCATATCCGGGTCGCTATACAAGAATGATGAACTTGAAATTGTTCGTATAGACAATGGGGAACTTCAATTCGTTTACAAAAACCACGATTTAGCGACGCTAAATAATCAGTTTAATAGCATACATACTTCGAAAGGTGGATTCACCAAGTTTCAGTTGGAAGATGGAACGAAAGTACACCTAAATTCAGAATCTACGCTACGGTTCCCACTTACTTTTGCGAAAAACAAAAGGGAGGTATTCTTAGATGGAGAGGGATATTTTGAAGTGGTTAAAAATAAGGAAGCGCCCTTCCTCGTACATACGGCAAAACAAGATATTGAAGTTTTAGGAACCACATTCAACGTCAAGTCTTATGCTGATGAAATACAAGAAACGACGACCTTGGTAGAAGGTCTTGTTAAGGTGACCGGCGTAGATCAACCCTTAGCCGATAAGGTCATCCTTCATCCAGATCAACAGGCAACCATTCAAGATAAGAACATCCGCGTACAACTGGTATCGCCAGAGGAATATACCGGATGGGTAAGCAAACGATTTATCTTTTCAGGAACTCCATTGGAAGTCGTACTGCGCGATATTGAGCGCTGGTATGATATTAAGTTTGCATACGAAGGAAAGCTGCCCGCTATACGCATCGAGGGAAACCTATCCAAAGATGTTGCGCTTGATAAGCTCTTAAAGGTTTTATCCATCAACACCACGTATAATTTTTCTATGAAAGGAAGGAGGGTCTATATGGAAAAATAG